A genomic region of Methanobacterium sp. SMA-27 contains the following coding sequences:
- the truA gene encoding tRNA pseudouridine(38-40) synthase TruA has protein sequence MVKTAFKIAYIGTDFYGFQRQPDLPTVEGELLRGFKKAGVMDDPHKSNYSIAGRTDRGVHSLGNVISLHADSNATINQINYYLPANIQIIGKAEVPHGFKPRFAEYRHYKYIFFTDPYSEKILNLELMKNAAKILEGTHNFHNFSKRSERSPIRNVKELNVNQIGQLIVIDVIGESFLWNMVRKMVQVITMVGNGKMEDNEINLLLNPDNHAPITPVPPEGLILMDIKYKDIDFTYDKYARNNFFKTLKEEYIHRRTIAAAEEEMMKVLKAP, from the coding sequence ATGGTTAAAACTGCATTTAAAATAGCTTACATTGGGACCGATTTCTATGGGTTCCAGAGGCAGCCTGATCTACCCACAGTAGAAGGTGAACTTCTAAGGGGATTTAAAAAGGCCGGTGTTATGGATGATCCCCATAAATCAAATTATTCAATAGCAGGAAGGACAGATAGAGGAGTACATTCACTTGGCAATGTTATATCTCTCCATGCAGATTCAAATGCAACTATAAATCAAATCAACTATTATCTGCCAGCCAATATTCAAATTATTGGTAAAGCAGAAGTTCCACATGGATTTAAACCGAGGTTTGCAGAATACCGACATTACAAATATATATTCTTCACGGATCCATATAGTGAAAAAATTTTGAATTTAGAACTGATGAAAAATGCTGCAAAGATATTGGAGGGCACACACAATTTTCATAATTTTTCCAAGAGAAGTGAAAGATCCCCAATAAGAAATGTTAAAGAGTTAAATGTTAACCAAATTGGGCAATTAATAGTTATAGATGTAATTGGAGAAAGTTTCCTCTGGAATATGGTCCGTAAAATGGTACAAGTAATAACCATGGTAGGAAATGGAAAAATGGAAGACAATGAAATAAATCTCTTGTTAAATCCAGATAATCATGCCCCAATTACCCCAGTACCTCCTGAAGGTCTGATACTGATGGATATTAAGTACAAGGACATAGACTTTACATACGATAAATATGCAAGAAATAACTTCTTTAAAACACTTAAGGAAGAATATATTCATAGAAGGACAATTGCTGCAGCTGAAGAAGAGATGATGAAGGTTTTAAAAGCCCCGTAG
- a CDS encoding ATP-grasp domain-containing protein, which translates to MKILVFEFATLNKLEDSSITAEGSAMLQALLEDLDEFKTYNLIPNGSEAIKSFKSKSISITGDLKDWIRSNIKQFDACIPIAPEENNLLYDLTRIIEEQDVEVIGSKSDAVKKTTNKCDTYNALKNKVSIIKTEKVYFEDSIKKFKEQIDKFNTGSDKQSKVLKPADGVSCSGVNVINSFNEFIAAKDQIKMHTQLPYFILQDYISGVNVSVSLLSNGETAIPLSLNLQDVSLESGEIKYHGGKVPFEHRLSDIVMETAKNAVESIDGLRGYVGVDMILDDEKNNVYVVEINSRVTTPYVALRKLLNFNLGEAIINSVHGELPTEIELNGQVHFYKEGKTLRVSVLK; encoded by the coding sequence ATGAAAATACTTGTTTTTGAATTTGCCACATTAAACAAACTAGAAGATTCATCCATTACAGCTGAAGGCAGTGCAATGCTTCAAGCGCTTCTCGAAGATCTTGATGAATTTAAAACATATAACCTGATTCCAAATGGATCTGAAGCCATTAAATCCTTCAAATCCAAGTCAATCTCTATTACTGGAGATTTAAAGGACTGGATTCGTAGTAATATTAAACAATTCGATGCATGTATACCAATAGCACCTGAAGAAAATAATTTACTTTACGATCTCACACGAATCATTGAAGAACAGGATGTTGAAGTTATTGGTTCCAAGTCAGATGCTGTTAAGAAAACAACGAATAAATGTGATACGTACAATGCATTGAAGAATAAAGTTTCCATCATAAAAACTGAAAAGGTTTACTTCGAGGACAGCATTAAAAAATTCAAAGAACAAATAGATAAATTCAATACAGGTTCAGATAAACAATCTAAAGTATTAAAACCAGCTGATGGTGTTTCATGTTCTGGTGTAAATGTTATAAATTCCTTCAATGAATTTATAGCAGCAAAAGATCAAATAAAGATGCACACTCAACTTCCCTATTTTATTTTGCAGGATTATATCTCCGGAGTTAATGTAAGCGTCAGTTTGTTAAGTAATGGTGAAACTGCTATTCCGTTGAGCTTAAATCTTCAGGATGTAAGTTTGGAATCTGGTGAAATTAAATACCATGGTGGAAAGGTACCTTTTGAACATAGGCTATCAGATATTGTCATGGAAACTGCAAAAAATGCAGTTGAATCGATTGATGGTCTTAGAGGTTATGTTGGTGTCGACATGATACTTGATGATGAAAAGAATAATGTATATGTTGTTGAGATTAACTCTAGAGTTACAACTCCATATGTTGCACTTAGAAAGTTATTAAACTTCAACTTAGGTGAGGCTATAATAAATTCTGTTCATGGAGAACTTCCTACTGAAATTGAGTTAAATGGACAAGTACACTTTTATAAGGAGGGTAAAACCCTCAGGGTTAGTGTTTTAAAATGA
- the wecB gene encoding non-hydrolyzing UDP-N-acetylglucosamine 2-epimerase, with amino-acid sequence MKIVTIVGTRPEIIKMAPVLAQMEKNNIDNILINTGQHYDYEMSQQFFLDLELKKPEYNIEVGSNSHGKQTAAMIEKIEDILEIEKPDIVLVQGDTNAVLAGAITASKMHIPVGHVEAGLRSYDKTMPEEINRQIADVCSAMFFVPTEESAINLLFENIDPHKIFITGNTIVDACIRHLKIAERKSNILSKLGITGDLLTLTMHRAENVDDPERLKNIVDALLHLKNITVIFPVHPRTLKNLKKFRLYNKLESVSHIKLIKPIGYLDFLLLLSKSKIVITDSGGLQEEAITLNVPCITLRYNTERPETVTAGGNILVGAEKEKILDAFNKICNDLGIYNKMKNAKNPFGDGNSSDNILKSILVAKKSDKLKISIPEKIVDYDGRELLKIDNDISVSQYEENNPGSKICMVFADNNPGFPHSELNLKNKVIIVNKFRIE; translated from the coding sequence ATGAAAATTGTTACTATAGTAGGCACCAGACCTGAAATAATTAAAATGGCTCCAGTATTGGCTCAAATGGAAAAGAATAATATTGATAATATTTTAATCAATACAGGGCAACACTACGATTATGAGATGTCGCAACAATTTTTTTTAGATTTAGAACTCAAGAAACCAGAATACAATATTGAAGTTGGTTCAAATTCTCATGGTAAACAAACTGCTGCAATGATTGAAAAAATTGAAGATATTTTAGAGATTGAAAAACCAGATATAGTACTTGTTCAAGGAGATACCAATGCAGTGCTTGCAGGTGCCATTACAGCATCCAAGATGCATATACCAGTAGGCCATGTGGAAGCAGGGTTAAGATCATATGATAAAACCATGCCTGAAGAGATAAACAGACAGATAGCAGATGTTTGTTCAGCAATGTTCTTTGTACCAACAGAAGAATCAGCTATCAACTTGCTATTTGAAAATATTGATCCACATAAAATTTTCATTACAGGAAATACAATAGTTGATGCTTGTATTAGACATCTGAAAATTGCTGAAAGAAAATCTAACATACTATCCAAACTGGGAATAACAGGAGATTTATTAACTCTTACAATGCACAGAGCAGAGAATGTGGATGATCCAGAAAGACTCAAAAATATTGTAGATGCACTTTTGCATTTAAAAAACATTACAGTGATTTTCCCTGTACATCCAAGAACTTTAAAGAATCTAAAAAAATTTAGATTATACAACAAACTCGAAAGTGTTTCCCATATCAAACTCATTAAACCCATCGGATACTTGGACTTTCTGTTACTTCTCTCAAAGTCCAAAATAGTAATAACAGACTCTGGAGGATTACAGGAAGAGGCTATAACACTCAATGTGCCATGTATAACCTTAAGATACAATACTGAGCGTCCAGAAACAGTAACGGCTGGCGGGAACATATTAGTTGGTGCAGAAAAAGAAAAAATATTGGATGCATTCAATAAAATATGTAATGACCTTGGAATCTACAATAAAATGAAGAATGCTAAAAACCCATTTGGTGACGGTAACTCTTCGGATAATATTTTAAAATCAATATTAGTTGCTAAAAAATCAGATAAATTAAAAATTAGTATTCCAGAAAAAATAGTAGATTATGATGGTAGGGAACTTTTAAAGATTGATAACGACATATCTGTATCTCAATATGAAGAAAATAATCCTGGTTCAAAAATTTGTATGGTATTTGCAGATAATAATCCAGGATTTCCTCATTCTGAACTCAATTTGAAAAATAAAGTAATAATTGTAAACAAATTCAGGATTGAATGA
- a CDS encoding hydantoinase/oxoprolinase family protein, with protein MKIAGFDIGGANTDIAIVDFDESGNIISIETDFMYLPMWMKKDELKEALDDLIGDNEINAVGVSMTAELVDAYKTKKEGVLDIAQKSVDTFNVPVGFVGLNGIIEMSNVIKDPMKVAAANWIATATLAAKIDPDCILIDTGSTTTDIIPIKHGQEHATGRSDLERLKTGELVYSGTLRTNVAALVEKVPLDGTMIRVASELFAITADVQMVLGNITEYEYSCSTMDGAGKSIKESMRRISRVVCGDLDILKFDEIMAIAEYIYSVQINRISEALLEVSKQNNLSNVVTTGLGMDIIGAKACEKAGLKHTGMDKILKKEDCVVAPAVGTAILMEQYINKA; from the coding sequence ATGAAAATTGCAGGATTTGATATTGGAGGGGCAAATACCGATATTGCCATTGTTGATTTTGATGAATCTGGTAATATTATCTCCATAGAAACAGATTTTATGTATTTACCAATGTGGATGAAGAAGGACGAGCTAAAAGAAGCTTTGGATGATCTCATAGGGGACAATGAAATTAATGCAGTTGGAGTATCCATGACAGCTGAACTAGTTGATGCATACAAAACAAAAAAAGAAGGAGTTCTGGATATTGCACAGAAATCAGTTGATACATTCAATGTTCCAGTTGGTTTTGTAGGACTCAACGGAATAATAGAAATGTCAAATGTTATTAAAGATCCAATGAAAGTTGCAGCAGCCAACTGGATTGCAACAGCAACTCTTGCAGCTAAAATTGATCCAGACTGTATATTAATAGATACTGGAAGTACCACAACAGATATAATACCAATTAAACACGGTCAAGAACATGCAACGGGAAGATCGGATCTGGAAAGACTGAAAACTGGGGAACTGGTTTATAGCGGAACTTTACGAACAAATGTAGCTGCTCTGGTTGAAAAAGTCCCCCTTGATGGAACAATGATAAGGGTGGCATCTGAACTATTTGCAATAACTGCAGATGTCCAAATGGTACTTGGAAATATTACTGAATATGAATATTCGTGCAGTACCATGGATGGAGCCGGAAAATCCATTAAAGAGTCTATGCGAAGAATTTCAAGAGTTGTGTGTGGTGATTTAGATATCCTGAAATTCGATGAAATAATGGCTATTGCTGAATATATATACTCTGTACAGATTAATAGGATTTCTGAAGCATTATTGGAAGTATCAAAACAAAATAACCTTTCAAATGTTGTAACAACAGGTCTTGGAATGGATATTATCGGGGCGAAGGCATGTGAAAAAGCAGGGCTCAAACACACTGGAATGGATAAAATACTAAAAAAGGAAGATTGTGTAGTTGCCCCGGCAGTGGGAACCGCAATATTAATGGAACAGTATATAAACAAAGCATAA
- a CDS encoding CDP-2,3-bis-(O-geranylgeranyl)-sn-glycerol synthase produces the protein MDSSVVSVINLSAYAIYFMLPAYLANVTALAFGGGKPLDFNHEFRDGRRILGDGVTWRGTLIGTLIGTTVGLIQGIITGNVIQGILLGLCLGGGALIGDACGSFIKRRLKLQRGKPAPILDQLDFVVGALVFASLIIPIPFEMIVIILVISVFLHLGANIIAYLLGLKNVWY, from the coding sequence ATGGACTCAAGTGTAGTCAGTGTAATAAATTTATCAGCATATGCTATATACTTTATGTTACCAGCGTACCTTGCCAACGTTACAGCTTTAGCATTTGGCGGTGGAAAACCGCTGGATTTTAATCATGAATTTCGTGACGGTCGAAGAATACTTGGTGATGGAGTAACATGGAGAGGAACATTAATTGGAACATTAATTGGAACCACTGTAGGACTTATTCAAGGGATAATAACTGGAAATGTAATACAAGGAATTTTATTAGGACTTTGTCTTGGTGGAGGAGCGTTAATAGGTGATGCTTGTGGAAGTTTCATTAAACGACGTTTAAAACTTCAAAGAGGGAAACCGGCCCCAATTTTAGACCAACTCGACTTTGTTGTAGGAGCATTAGTATTTGCATCCTTAATAATACCTATACCATTTGAAATGATTGTTATTATATTGGTGATCAGTGTATTTTTACATCTTGGAGCTAACATAATTGCCTATCTTTTGGGCTTGAAAAATGTATGGTACTGA
- a CDS encoding DUF460 domain-containing protein, with product MKDSDLFLKIEGSHRAVIVGYDPGLTVGIAILDLKGNLISLASFKEIRRSEIVSHIINYGRAVLIATDVFPAPKNVKKIASTLNSKIWSPYRSMSVESKIYIVDSYLQSIFTDKNSFNLPQNAHERDALAAAVKTYRDYLKKFQQIEKRAEKTDLSYNEIDSVKTMVINGTSISTAIDQIVIDGEIKKNDSNKLNKESKDIITYGNSESERDIQLDEGKLDGKLSNDPNRIINSNLNDNASISKLNNKLKSQQKYIKNLKLKNTLLEDEIIENQSEISKLRSKINKLHREYTKKILQKKELSSKIAMIKRLQEQNSNEKAKRIELEKKLESRKDISALELSENVVPVKIIESFTKEGIREAFDRWKIKRDDVVLLKNSEGGGSQTALMIVQLDVKAVITMDKISDPAENIFKKNLIPLIPASDLKINSMNGFATINSKSLKREIDKWNENVRDQRKTEDEKKLMNLVEEYRAQRRRSSDQ from the coding sequence ATGAAAGATTCAGATTTATTTTTGAAAATCGAAGGATCCCATAGGGCAGTTATAGTAGGATATGATCCTGGACTGACAGTTGGGATAGCCATACTAGACCTTAAAGGAAATTTAATTTCACTTGCTAGTTTTAAAGAGATCAGAAGGTCAGAAATAGTTAGTCACATTATAAACTATGGAAGGGCTGTTTTAATAGCTACTGATGTTTTTCCAGCACCAAAAAATGTCAAAAAAATTGCATCTACGTTAAATTCTAAAATATGGTCTCCTTATAGAAGTATGTCTGTAGAATCGAAAATCTACATTGTTGATTCTTATTTACAAAGTATTTTCACCGATAAAAACTCATTTAACTTACCTCAAAATGCACATGAGAGGGATGCACTTGCGGCAGCAGTAAAAACCTACAGAGATTATCTTAAAAAATTTCAACAGATAGAGAAACGTGCGGAAAAGACGGATTTATCTTATAATGAAATTGATAGTGTCAAAACAATGGTAATAAATGGTACCTCAATTAGCACGGCTATAGATCAGATAGTTATTGATGGAGAAATTAAAAAAAATGATTCAAATAAATTAAATAAAGAATCAAAAGATATAATAACTTATGGAAACTCTGAATCTGAGAGGGATATCCAGTTAGATGAAGGAAAATTAGATGGAAAGCTTTCAAATGATCCAAACAGGATAATTAATTCGAATCTAAATGATAATGCTTCGATTTCTAAATTGAATAATAAATTAAAATCTCAACAGAAATATATCAAAAATTTAAAGTTGAAAAATACCCTACTTGAAGATGAAATTATTGAGAATCAATCTGAAATCTCAAAACTCCGATCAAAAATCAACAAACTCCACAGGGAATATACAAAAAAAATTCTACAGAAGAAAGAACTATCATCAAAAATAGCTATGATAAAAAGACTCCAAGAACAGAATTCTAATGAAAAAGCCAAAAGAATCGAACTTGAGAAAAAATTGGAATCAAGAAAAGATATTAGTGCACTGGAACTATCTGAAAATGTAGTACCTGTGAAGATCATAGAATCTTTTACTAAGGAGGGGATAAGAGAAGCTTTTGATCGTTGGAAAATTAAAAGGGATGATGTTGTCCTGCTTAAAAATTCGGAAGGCGGCGGATCACAAACTGCTTTGATGATTGTGCAGCTTGATGTTAAAGCAGTTATAACAATGGATAAAATTTCTGATCCTGCAGAAAATATATTCAAAAAAAATTTGATTCCATTGATTCCAGCTAGTGATCTTAAAATCAATTCCATGAATGGATTTGCTACAATAAATTCTAAATCCCTAAAAAGGGAGATAGATAAATGGAACGAAAATGTAAGGGACCAGAGGAAAACTGAGGATGAAAAAAAATTAATGAATCTTGTTGAGGAGTATCGGGCCCAGAGAAGGAGATCATCTGATCAATAA